The following are from one region of the Moritella sp. 24 genome:
- the flgE gene encoding flagellar hook protein FlgE, with protein MSFNIALSGINAAQKDLNTTANNIANVNTTGFKESRAEFGDVYATSIFSNAKTSVGNGVATAHVAQQFQQGSLNFTENSLDLAINGNGFFVMSDGMESMDRNYTRAGAFKLDANSFVTNSAGNYLQIYDVNDDGSPKAVSMASTKPLQIPDTAGVPEKTANVDMTMNLPATSPGLDPLVFDPTDSATYTSATSVSIYDSLGESHTLSTYYVKDGRAGAPLNSWLEFNYVDDQPLDIVGGEATGQAPGTPAKPLATRLTFDSSGLLDSQMPAIAQTVPLGAILTNGADTTQTVTLNFNNPTQFASAFEVTKLEQDGATVGRLTGIDIGPDGMVVASYSNGSNDKLGMIAMAKFANEQGLSQTGDTGWRQSQLSGDAIAGKPNSGTFGKINSSALEQSNVNLTSELVNLITAQRNYQANSRTLEVNSKLQDTVLQIR; from the coding sequence ATGTCATTTAACATCGCCTTGAGTGGGATCAACGCTGCTCAGAAAGACCTTAATACAACGGCAAATAATATTGCCAACGTTAATACAACAGGTTTTAAAGAGTCTCGCGCTGAGTTTGGTGATGTTTATGCAACATCGATTTTCTCAAATGCTAAAACGTCAGTAGGTAACGGTGTTGCCACTGCGCATGTAGCACAACAATTTCAACAAGGTAGTTTAAACTTTACTGAGAACTCGCTCGATCTCGCGATTAATGGTAACGGTTTTTTTGTTATGTCTGATGGCATGGAGTCGATGGATCGTAACTATACACGTGCAGGTGCATTTAAACTTGATGCGAATAGTTTTGTAACTAACTCGGCTGGTAATTACCTGCAAATTTATGACGTGAATGATGATGGTTCTCCAAAAGCAGTGAGCATGGCCTCAACCAAACCATTGCAAATACCAGATACAGCAGGTGTACCAGAAAAGACTGCAAATGTTGATATGACAATGAATCTACCAGCAACATCACCTGGACTAGATCCACTAGTATTTGACCCTACTGATAGCGCCACTTATACATCTGCGACGTCGGTATCTATTTACGATTCATTAGGTGAGTCGCATACCTTATCGACTTATTATGTCAAGGATGGTCGAGCTGGTGCGCCGTTAAATTCATGGTTAGAATTTAACTATGTTGATGATCAGCCTCTCGATATAGTGGGGGGGGAAGCTACAGGACAAGCGCCTGGTACCCCAGCAAAACCATTAGCCACACGTTTGACATTTGATTCGTCGGGTTTATTAGATTCCCAGATGCCAGCAATCGCACAAACGGTTCCACTGGGTGCTATTTTAACTAATGGTGCGGATACGACTCAAACGGTAACGTTAAACTTTAATAATCCGACACAGTTTGCATCGGCATTTGAAGTGACAAAATTAGAACAAGATGGTGCAACAGTAGGGCGATTAACTGGTATTGATATTGGCCCTGATGGCATGGTTGTAGCAAGTTACAGCAACGGTAGTAATGATAAATTAGGTATGATTGCCATGGCTAAATTTGCCAATGAGCAAGGATTAAGTCAAACCGGTGATACGGGTTGGCGTCAATCGCAATTATCAGGTGATGCTATCGCCGGTAAACCGAACTCGGGTACATTTGGTAAAATTAACTCATCAGCGTTAGAGCAGTCAAATGTAAACTTGACCAGTGAGCTTGTTAACTTAATTACGGCGCAACGTAACTACCAAGCAAACTCAAGAACTCTAGAAGTGAACTCTAAACTACAAGATACAGTATTACAGATTCGTTAA